One Corallococcus silvisoli DNA window includes the following coding sequences:
- a CDS encoding NADPH:quinone oxidoreductase family protein, whose product MRALQLQRLTGPEGLEQVELAEPEAGDGVLIDVVAAGVSFPDLLLTHGQYQMKPEVPFVPGVEVAGVVRAAPAGARVKAGDRVMGFSFTLGGFAEACVVAPELAFPIPPAWSFEQAAGVVMNYHTAHFALHRRGQLRAGETVVVHGAAGGVGTAAVQVAKGAGARVVAVVGDARKAEVATRAGADVVLLAKDWPAGVREATEGRGADVVLDVVGGDVFDKSLKALAPEGRLLVVGFASGQIPSVAVNRLLLRNVSVVGVAWGAFLMQAPELTDTIARDLDALAARGIVNPVVGSVFPLEDGAKALRELESRQAVGKVVLRVKPG is encoded by the coding sequence ATGCGCGCATTACAACTTCAGCGTCTGACAGGTCCGGAGGGGCTGGAGCAGGTGGAGCTGGCGGAGCCGGAGGCCGGGGACGGGGTGCTCATTGATGTGGTGGCGGCCGGGGTGAGCTTCCCGGATCTGCTGCTCACCCATGGCCAGTACCAGATGAAGCCGGAGGTGCCCTTCGTGCCGGGGGTGGAGGTGGCGGGCGTGGTGCGCGCCGCTCCCGCGGGGGCGCGGGTGAAGGCCGGAGACCGGGTGATGGGCTTCTCCTTCACGCTGGGCGGCTTCGCGGAGGCGTGCGTGGTGGCGCCGGAGCTGGCCTTCCCCATTCCGCCAGCGTGGAGCTTCGAGCAGGCGGCGGGCGTGGTGATGAACTACCACACGGCGCACTTCGCGCTGCACCGGCGCGGACAGCTGCGCGCGGGGGAGACCGTGGTGGTGCACGGCGCGGCGGGCGGCGTGGGCACCGCGGCGGTGCAGGTGGCGAAGGGCGCCGGGGCGCGAGTGGTGGCGGTGGTGGGCGACGCGCGCAAGGCGGAGGTGGCGACGCGCGCGGGCGCGGACGTGGTGCTGCTCGCGAAGGACTGGCCGGCGGGCGTGCGCGAGGCCACGGAGGGCCGGGGCGCGGACGTGGTGCTGGATGTGGTGGGCGGCGACGTGTTCGACAAGAGCCTCAAGGCGCTCGCGCCAGAGGGCCGGCTCCTGGTGGTGGGCTTCGCCAGCGGACAGATTCCGTCGGTGGCGGTGAACCGGCTGCTCCTGCGCAACGTGTCCGTGGTGGGCGTGGCGTGGGGCGCCTTCCTGATGCAGGCGCCCGAGCTGACGGACACCATCGCCCGGGACCTGGACGCGCTCGCGGCTCGCGGCATCGTCAACCCGGTGGTGGGCAGCGTCTTCCCTCTAGAGGACGGCGCGAAGGCGCTGCGCGAGCTGGAGTCTCGGCAGGCCGTGGGCAAGGTCGTGCTGAGGGTGAAGCCCGGCTGA
- a CDS encoding DUF418 domain-containing protein, which produces MSEPSSAGPIEHSERVHVLDALRGFALVGVFISNSLSWFNGRLFLPREEALALAASPLELTVNSLFGLLIDQKFITLFTFLFGLGFALQMTRAEARGASIVPVYRRRLAVLLGLGLVHMFALWVGDILSTYALVGFMLLAFRTRSDRTVLVWAAVLLFVVPPAFTVLQRVGTEPWDGREATERAQKAAREVEAARRAAFLAGLSSDSVVTSQQANARYAWDGIPNPNRPLLLSIVLGRFLLGLWAGRRRLLQDVEQHRPFLRKMAAWGLGVGGVIGVIVLVLNLLYRGVSSPPGWLAWMRLPKDVGYLFMGAGYAATFALLFQKERWRKVLGVFAPAGRMALTLYLMQSLVSVCLYDGWGLGLVGRTPPSLTVLLCLGVLVAQVLFSHWWLARFRFGPVEWLWRSLTYGRVQSLREGLANPVSAAH; this is translated from the coding sequence ATGTCCGAGCCCTCTTCCGCTGGCCCCATTGAACACTCCGAGCGCGTCCACGTGCTGGACGCCCTGCGCGGCTTCGCGCTGGTGGGCGTCTTCATCTCCAACAGCCTCAGCTGGTTCAACGGCCGGCTGTTCCTGCCGCGCGAAGAGGCCCTGGCGCTGGCCGCGTCTCCGCTGGAGCTCACGGTCAACTCGCTCTTCGGCCTCCTCATCGACCAGAAGTTCATCACCCTCTTCACCTTCCTCTTCGGGCTGGGCTTCGCGCTCCAGATGACCCGCGCGGAGGCGCGGGGTGCCTCCATCGTGCCGGTGTACCGGCGCCGGCTGGCGGTGCTGCTGGGCCTGGGCCTGGTGCACATGTTCGCGCTGTGGGTGGGCGACATCCTCAGCACCTACGCGCTGGTGGGCTTCATGCTGCTCGCGTTCCGCACGCGCTCGGACCGGACGGTGCTCGTCTGGGCCGCGGTGCTCCTGTTCGTGGTGCCGCCCGCCTTCACCGTCTTGCAGCGCGTGGGCACGGAGCCGTGGGACGGCCGGGAGGCCACGGAGCGCGCCCAGAAGGCCGCGCGGGAGGTGGAGGCGGCGCGACGCGCGGCGTTCCTCGCCGGCCTGTCCAGCGACTCCGTGGTGACCAGCCAGCAGGCCAACGCGCGCTACGCCTGGGACGGCATCCCCAACCCCAACCGCCCGCTGCTGCTGTCCATCGTCCTGGGCCGCTTCCTGCTGGGCCTGTGGGCCGGGCGCCGGCGGCTGCTGCAGGACGTGGAGCAGCACCGCCCGTTCCTCCGGAAGATGGCGGCCTGGGGCCTGGGGGTGGGCGGCGTCATCGGGGTCATCGTCCTGGTGCTCAACCTGCTGTACCGGGGCGTCAGCAGTCCGCCGGGGTGGCTGGCGTGGATGCGACTGCCGAAGGACGTGGGCTACCTCTTCATGGGCGCGGGCTACGCGGCGACGTTCGCGCTGCTCTTCCAGAAGGAGCGCTGGCGCAAGGTGCTGGGCGTGTTCGCGCCCGCGGGCCGCATGGCCCTGACGCTGTACCTGATGCAGTCGCTGGTGAGCGTGTGCCTGTATGACGGCTGGGGCCTGGGCCTCGTGGGCCGCACGCCTCCGTCGCTGACCGTGCTGCTGTGCCTGGGCGTCCTCGTGGCGCAGGTGCTCTTCAGCCACTGGTGGCTGGCGCGCTTCCGCTTCGGCCCGGTGGAGTGGCTGTGGCGCTCGCTCACCTACGGCCGCGTCCAGTCCCTGCGGGAGGGCCTGGCGAACCCGGTGAGCGCGGCGCACTGA
- a CDS encoding DUF418 domain-containing protein, translating into MSEPSAAGPVELSERVHLLDALRGFALLGVFVSNSLSWFSGRSLLPREEAQALVASPLETTVNSLYAFFVDQKFITLFSFLFGLGFALQMTRAEARGASIVPVYRRRLAVLLGLGLVHMFALWVGDILSTYALVGFALLLFRTRSDRTVLTWVAVLFVLLPLTLSVAQRYGPELLHGKEAAEQAVKATREVEAAHRTAFLAGLSSDSVVTSQQANARFAWENLPNPGRPIWLCIILGRFLVGLWAGRRRLMQDVERHRKLFVRVMAWGLGVGGAIATLSLVLALRNKGAPAGPWGQASPPAWMVGMRTLREVGYLCMGMGYAAAFALLFQKERWRKVLGVLAPAGRMALTLYLMQSLVSVWLYDGWGLGLVGHTPPSLTVLLCLGVFAVQVVLSHGWLARFRFGPVEWLWRSLTYGRAQPMRLTPANPARVAH; encoded by the coding sequence ATGTCCGAGCCCTCCGCCGCCGGTCCCGTCGAGCTCTCCGAGCGCGTGCACCTGCTGGACGCCCTGCGCGGCTTCGCGCTGCTGGGCGTCTTCGTCTCCAACAGCCTCAGCTGGTTCAGCGGCCGGTCGCTCCTGCCGCGCGAAGAGGCCCAGGCGCTGGTGGCGTCCCCGCTGGAGACGACGGTCAACTCGCTCTACGCCTTCTTCGTCGACCAGAAGTTCATCACCCTCTTCTCCTTCCTCTTCGGGCTGGGCTTCGCGCTCCAGATGACCCGCGCGGAGGCGCGAGGCGCGTCCATCGTGCCGGTGTACCGGCGCCGGCTGGCGGTGCTGTTGGGCCTGGGCCTGGTGCACATGTTCGCGCTGTGGGTGGGCGACATCCTCAGCACCTACGCGCTGGTGGGCTTCGCGCTGCTGCTGTTCCGCACGCGCTCGGACCGGACGGTGCTCACCTGGGTGGCGGTGCTCTTCGTCCTGCTGCCGCTCACGCTCTCCGTGGCGCAGCGGTACGGCCCGGAGCTCCTGCACGGCAAGGAGGCCGCGGAGCAGGCCGTGAAGGCCACGCGGGAAGTGGAGGCCGCGCACCGCACGGCGTTCCTCGCCGGGCTGTCCAGTGACTCGGTGGTGACGTCGCAGCAGGCCAACGCGCGCTTCGCCTGGGAGAACCTGCCCAACCCGGGCCGCCCCATCTGGCTGTGCATCATCCTGGGCCGCTTCCTGGTGGGCCTGTGGGCCGGACGCCGCCGGCTGATGCAGGACGTGGAGCGCCACCGCAAGCTCTTCGTCCGCGTGATGGCCTGGGGGCTGGGCGTGGGGGGCGCCATCGCGACGCTGTCGCTGGTGCTCGCCCTGAGGAACAAGGGCGCGCCCGCGGGCCCCTGGGGGCAGGCCAGCCCGCCCGCGTGGATGGTGGGGATGCGCACCCTGCGCGAGGTGGGCTACCTCTGCATGGGCATGGGCTACGCGGCGGCGTTCGCGCTGCTCTTCCAGAAGGAGCGCTGGCGCAAGGTGCTGGGCGTGCTCGCCCCCGCGGGCCGCATGGCCCTGACGCTGTACCTGATGCAGTCGCTGGTGAGCGTGTGGCTCTACGACGGCTGGGGCCTGGGGCTCGTGGGCCACACGCCTCCATCGCTGACCGTGCTGCTGTGCCTGGGCGTCTTCGCGGTGCAGGTGGTCCTCAGCCACGGGTGGCTGGCGCGCTTCCGCTTCGGGCCGGTGGAGTGGCTGTGGCGCTCGCTCACCTACGGCCGCGCCCAGCCCATGCGGCTGACGCCCGCGAATCCGGCGCGCGTCGCGCATTGA
- a CDS encoding metallophosphoesterase family protein, whose translation MKLYAISDLHLRHKENHEALAALAPRPDDWLIVGGDVGETLADMELMLRTLTARFRQVVWVPGNHELWTMPSEQPPLKGEARYLRMVDLCHRYGALTPEDPYPRWPGEGPHRVLVPMFLGYDYTFRPDTVPADKALEWAWEDDLMCTDEVLLHPEPYPTRQAWCHARVERTRARLERLPEGCSTILINHYPLRYEHVRLPRIPRFSIWCGTRLTEDWHTRYRAEVVVTGHLHMPATLWRDGVRFEEVSLGYPMQWRHRGGLERCLREVLPGPEKSASPP comes from the coding sequence ATGAAGCTCTACGCCATCAGCGACCTGCACCTGCGTCACAAGGAGAACCACGAGGCGCTGGCCGCGCTCGCGCCCCGGCCGGACGACTGGCTCATCGTCGGCGGCGACGTGGGTGAGACGCTCGCGGACATGGAGCTGATGCTGCGCACGCTCACCGCGCGCTTCCGCCAGGTCGTCTGGGTGCCGGGCAACCACGAGCTGTGGACCATGCCCTCCGAACAGCCTCCGCTGAAGGGCGAGGCGCGCTACCTGCGCATGGTGGACCTGTGTCACCGCTACGGCGCGCTCACGCCGGAGGACCCCTATCCGCGCTGGCCAGGGGAAGGCCCGCACCGCGTCCTCGTCCCCATGTTCCTGGGCTACGACTACACCTTCCGCCCGGACACCGTGCCGGCGGACAAGGCGCTGGAGTGGGCGTGGGAGGACGACCTGATGTGCACGGACGAGGTCCTGCTGCATCCGGAGCCCTACCCTACCCGTCAGGCCTGGTGCCACGCGCGCGTGGAGCGCACCCGCGCGCGGCTGGAGCGGCTGCCGGAGGGCTGCTCCACCATCCTCATCAACCACTACCCGCTGCGCTACGAGCACGTGCGGCTGCCGCGCATCCCGCGCTTCTCCATCTGGTGCGGCACGCGCCTCACCGAGGACTGGCACACCCGCTACCGCGCGGAGGTGGTGGTGACGGGGCACCTGCACATGCCGGCCACCCTGTGGCGCGACGGCGTGCGCTTCGAAGAGGTCTCCCTGGGCTACCCCATGCAGTGGCGGCACCGAGGGGGACTGGAGCGCTGCCTGCGCGAGGTTCTGCCCGGCCCGGAGAAATCCGCCAGTCCTCCGTGA
- a CDS encoding DUF790 family protein, which yields MLTRELLASRVREGILRPSFVKTHDPSLQALAKELLADAEALRGQSRDDVEETFSLKAGAFSRPKVARGLVKLLLDRLLFDEAGEGALDARWRTLLVGSKVLRTLPPDTSLEAYEARLTEALGAPLPEVREALYSDLPGNRKLLGWDGEALTPQGLLDRYNLALAQGPLLNARRLTLRARSPELLRVRKLLRWLKFCRLVAEVRRDGEDWSLEVEGPGAMLALQKKYGLQLASFLSVVPILERWELSAVLEDARKRSTLQLSHEDPLVSPLPAALGHVPPEVSALADGFEDEAWELDLTPLPRHTGAAGLCVPDLTFRHRKTGHEVALELFHAWHAAPLSRRLSELRARPDAGLLLGVDRALAKEAAERQVLEEHPQVVLFNGFPSVRKLRERLSRWDGAAPA from the coding sequence ATGCTGACGCGTGAACTGCTCGCCTCGCGCGTGCGCGAAGGCATCCTGCGGCCCTCCTTCGTCAAGACACACGACCCGTCCCTCCAGGCGCTCGCGAAGGAGCTGCTCGCGGACGCGGAGGCCCTCCGCGGCCAGAGCCGCGACGACGTGGAGGAGACCTTCAGCCTCAAGGCCGGCGCGTTCAGCCGCCCCAAGGTGGCGCGCGGGCTGGTGAAGCTGCTCCTGGACCGGCTCCTCTTCGACGAGGCCGGAGAGGGCGCCCTGGACGCGCGCTGGCGCACGCTGCTCGTGGGCTCGAAGGTGCTGCGCACGCTGCCCCCGGACACCTCGCTGGAGGCCTACGAAGCGCGCCTCACCGAGGCCCTGGGCGCGCCTCTGCCGGAGGTGCGCGAGGCGCTCTACTCGGACCTGCCCGGCAACCGGAAGCTGCTCGGCTGGGACGGCGAAGCGCTCACGCCGCAGGGCCTGCTGGACCGCTACAACCTGGCGCTCGCGCAGGGGCCGCTCCTCAACGCCCGGCGCCTCACGCTGCGCGCGCGCTCGCCGGAGCTTTTGCGCGTGCGCAAGCTTTTGCGCTGGCTGAAGTTCTGCCGCCTGGTGGCCGAGGTGCGGCGCGACGGCGAGGACTGGTCCCTGGAGGTGGAGGGCCCCGGCGCGATGCTGGCCCTCCAGAAGAAGTACGGCCTCCAGCTGGCCAGCTTCCTGTCCGTGGTGCCCATCCTGGAGCGCTGGGAGCTGTCCGCGGTGCTGGAGGACGCGCGCAAGCGCTCCACGCTCCAGCTGAGCCACGAGGATCCGCTGGTGTCCCCGCTGCCGGCCGCGCTGGGCCACGTGCCGCCGGAGGTGTCCGCGCTGGCCGACGGCTTCGAGGATGAGGCGTGGGAGCTGGACCTGACGCCCCTGCCGCGTCACACCGGCGCCGCGGGCCTGTGCGTGCCCGACCTCACCTTCCGCCACCGGAAGACAGGCCACGAGGTCGCGCTGGAGCTGTTCCACGCGTGGCACGCGGCGCCGCTGTCGCGCCGGTTGTCGGAGCTGCGCGCGCGCCCCGACGCCGGACTGCTGCTGGGCGTGGACCGCGCGCTGGCGAAGGAAGCGGCGGAGCGGCAGGTGCTGGAGGAGCACCCGCAGGTGGTGCTCTTCAACGGCTTCCCCTCCGTCCGCAAGCTGCGGGAGCGGCTGTCACGCTGGGACGGCGCGGCGCCGGCCTGA
- a CDS encoding M4 family metallopeptidase: MYEKRVRGALGAAALSLLVGACTDGAPAANKEESNLQKASANLTAAGQTVVAADSDAIPTFVTGSFGAVPAPSAIQGIAAPRELAPVLAGVAPLFRLNPNDLFLKKAYVGFDGDTHYRYGVTHNGILVQNAEVRLHARNGSVFAVNTNARGDLKGEAKASIAADAAIAAAIGDRGSPERASTNAEPQLVYYRSGNELILAYEVRVQGELKDTTPVDDSVYVNAKTGDVFERVPHIHSALKREVYDLQHRTTISTGVRARFEGDPAHADAVVNNNYNHLGTVYNCYNSLFGRDSYDNAGHVLKSYVHYSNNYVNAYWDGSQMVYGDGDGVNASNLAESLDVTAHELTHAVTSSESNLTYSGESGGLNESISDIFGAVCEWYGKGKVIDAGTWIVGDDVWTPSIPGDGLRYMNNPTLDGDSLDYYPDYSSGVDVHYSSGISNLAFYLMSQGGTHPRAKTTQVVNGVGFEKAARVFYKINADILVASSNFEAAKTASEQAAAQLGFTAAEIADVGNAWKAVGVGVPVPPPVTTPIEKNVPITGISGSSGSRVYYSVTIPEGATDVTFTMSGGTGDADLYVRKTNAPTDALYDCRPYKSGNAETCTFATSGAKGIWYVMIKGFTSYANTSLSVTWKGGFEDIGNETRIENLSGVPGSTRTFIIDVPEYKKDSGINTLSLALGEGEGNADLYVQAASAPTFTSYLGRGVKESATESVILRNIPAGKYYITIVGVPSLVDKTVDGYIKTVFAASYKVP; the protein is encoded by the coding sequence ATGTACGAGAAGCGAGTACGCGGCGCTCTGGGTGCCGCAGCCCTGTCCCTGTTGGTTGGCGCTTGCACTGATGGCGCTCCTGCCGCGAACAAGGAGGAGAGCAACCTCCAGAAGGCTTCCGCCAACCTGACGGCGGCGGGCCAGACGGTGGTCGCGGCGGACTCCGACGCGATCCCCACCTTCGTCACGGGTTCCTTTGGTGCCGTTCCCGCGCCGTCGGCCATCCAGGGCATCGCGGCTCCCCGCGAGCTGGCCCCGGTGCTCGCGGGCGTGGCTCCGCTGTTCCGCCTGAACCCGAACGACCTGTTCCTGAAGAAGGCCTATGTCGGCTTCGACGGTGACACCCACTACCGTTACGGCGTCACCCACAACGGCATCCTGGTGCAGAACGCGGAAGTCCGCCTGCACGCGCGCAACGGCTCCGTGTTCGCGGTGAACACGAACGCCCGTGGCGACCTGAAGGGTGAGGCGAAGGCCTCCATCGCCGCCGACGCGGCGATCGCGGCGGCCATTGGTGATCGCGGCTCTCCCGAGCGCGCCTCCACCAACGCCGAGCCCCAGCTGGTGTACTACCGCTCCGGCAACGAGCTCATCCTGGCGTACGAGGTTCGCGTCCAGGGCGAGCTGAAGGACACCACGCCGGTGGACGACTCCGTGTACGTGAACGCCAAGACGGGCGACGTCTTCGAGCGCGTTCCGCACATCCACTCCGCGCTGAAGCGCGAGGTGTACGACCTGCAGCACCGCACGACCATCTCCACGGGCGTGCGCGCGCGCTTCGAGGGTGACCCGGCCCACGCGGACGCGGTGGTGAACAACAACTACAACCACCTCGGCACGGTCTACAACTGCTACAACAGCCTCTTCGGCCGCGACTCGTACGACAACGCGGGCCACGTCCTGAAGAGCTACGTGCACTACAGCAACAACTACGTGAACGCCTACTGGGACGGCTCCCAGATGGTGTACGGCGACGGCGACGGCGTGAACGCCTCCAACCTGGCCGAGTCGCTGGACGTGACGGCGCACGAGCTGACGCACGCGGTGACCTCGTCCGAGTCCAACCTCACCTACTCCGGTGAGTCCGGTGGCCTCAACGAGTCCATCTCCGACATCTTCGGCGCGGTCTGCGAGTGGTACGGCAAGGGCAAGGTCATCGACGCGGGCACCTGGATCGTCGGCGACGACGTCTGGACCCCGAGCATCCCGGGTGACGGCCTGCGCTACATGAACAACCCCACGCTGGACGGGGACTCGCTCGACTACTACCCGGACTACTCCTCCGGCGTGGACGTGCACTACAGCTCCGGCATCTCCAACCTGGCGTTCTACCTGATGTCCCAGGGTGGTACGCACCCGCGCGCCAAGACGACCCAGGTCGTCAACGGCGTCGGGTTCGAGAAGGCCGCCCGGGTCTTCTACAAGATCAACGCGGACATCCTGGTCGCCTCGTCCAACTTCGAGGCCGCGAAGACGGCTTCCGAGCAGGCCGCGGCGCAGCTGGGCTTCACCGCCGCTGAGATCGCCGACGTCGGCAACGCGTGGAAGGCCGTGGGCGTGGGCGTGCCCGTGCCTCCCCCGGTGACCACGCCGATCGAGAAGAACGTCCCCATCACCGGTATCTCCGGTTCCTCCGGCAGCCGCGTGTACTACTCGGTGACCATCCCCGAGGGCGCCACGGACGTGACCTTCACCATGTCCGGTGGCACGGGTGACGCGGACCTCTACGTCCGCAAGACCAACGCCCCGACGGACGCGCTGTACGACTGCCGTCCGTACAAGTCCGGCAACGCGGAGACCTGCACCTTCGCCACCTCCGGCGCCAAGGGCATCTGGTACGTGATGATCAAGGGCTTCACCTCCTACGCGAACACCAGCCTGTCCGTGACCTGGAAGGGTGGCTTCGAGGACATCGGCAACGAGACCCGCATCGAGAACCTGTCGGGCGTGCCGGGCTCCACCCGCACCTTCATCATCGACGTGCCCGAGTACAAGAAGGACTCCGGCATCAACACCCTGTCGCTCGCCCTGGGCGAGGGTGAGGGCAACGCGGACCTGTACGTGCAGGCTGCTTCCGCCCCCACGTTCACGTCCTACCTGGGCCGTGGCGTGAAGGAGAGCGCGACGGAGAGCGTCATCCTGCGCAACATCCCGGCCGGGAAGTACTACATCACGATCGTCGGTGTGCCGAGCCTGGTCGACAAGACCGTGGACGGCTACATCAAGACCGTGTTCGCGGCCTCGTACAAGGTCCCGTAG
- a CDS encoding response regulator: protein MREPSTSLPSFLFVDADPRALAALRRLARHLPGDKRFALGVREAERLMGEAAPSVVVSGYGLPDGDGLCLLTCVRARHPRAACALHTTHPPTRGLKEEGITWMDRAAPPQQVLALLASLG, encoded by the coding sequence ATGCGAGAGCCCTCCACCTCCCTCCCCAGCTTCCTCTTCGTGGACGCGGATCCGCGCGCGCTCGCCGCGCTCCGGAGGCTCGCGAGGCACCTGCCGGGCGACAAGCGCTTCGCCCTGGGCGTGCGCGAAGCGGAGCGGCTGATGGGGGAAGCGGCGCCGTCCGTGGTGGTGAGCGGCTACGGCCTGCCGGATGGTGACGGGCTGTGCCTGCTCACGTGCGTGCGCGCCCGGCATCCGCGCGCCGCGTGCGCGCTGCACACCACGCACCCGCCCACGCGCGGGCTGAAGGAAGAGGGCATCACCTGGATGGACCGCGCCGCGCCGCCGCAGCAGGTGCTGGCGCTCCTGGCCTCCCTGGGCTGA
- a CDS encoding helix-turn-helix transcriptional regulator, whose protein sequence is MEKTLASRLGGAARVARTRLNLTQADVAERIGIASEVYGRLERGHMLPSIQTFRRLCVVLSISADEALGLKPSQDVKWAAEPPSDYGESAELRRLLRRAKQLDRGSIRILSVLASQFKPRS, encoded by the coding sequence ATGGAAAAGACCCTCGCATCCCGGCTCGGAGGAGCGGCCCGTGTCGCCCGCACCCGTCTGAACCTGACCCAGGCGGACGTGGCGGAGCGCATCGGCATCGCGAGTGAAGTCTATGGGCGCCTGGAGCGCGGGCACATGCTGCCCAGCATCCAGACCTTCCGGCGGTTGTGCGTGGTGCTGTCCATCTCCGCGGACGAGGCGCTGGGGCTCAAGCCGTCGCAGGACGTGAAGTGGGCCGCGGAGCCCCCGTCCGACTACGGCGAATCCGCGGAGCTGCGCCGGCTGTTGCGCCGCGCGAAGCAGCTGGACCGGGGCTCCATCCGCATCCTCAGCGTGCTGGCCTCGCAGTTCAAACCCCGGAGCTGA